A single Mytilus trossulus isolate FHL-02 chromosome 12, PNRI_Mtr1.1.1.hap1, whole genome shotgun sequence DNA region contains:
- the LOC134692180 gene encoding uncharacterized protein LOC134692180, which produces MPRKNARTRTRQLENTAEFRQFRNTQTKTLSKKDKTTQSRVNDPLNIIEDDSIADPYTQKRTDFLRHVHEEGIDNVNQPNLEEDRSSTFNLKNKQLPIIDKNPTTNIIPSVATVKPRLRRKEKDPNNQWTTREHHLAVTQPDNQDVLRKVATSRAPRPSESEMSNNVHSGSSSDTSQAENSNESSENSRSSTFDPGEETALKYLPPVDSIDF; this is translated from the exons atgccGCGGAAGAATGCTAGGACAAGAACTAGACAACTTGAAAATACTGCTGAATTTAGGCAATTTAGAAATACCCAAACAAAGACACTATCTAAAAAGGACAAAACCACTCAGTCACGAGTGAATGACCCTCTTAATATTATAGAAGATGACTCAATTGCCGATCCATATACTCAGAAACGAACAGACTTTCTGAGACATGTGCACGAGGAGGGTATCGATAATGTAAATCAACCAAACCTAGAAGAAGATAGAAGTTCGACATTTAATCTTAAGAATAAGCAACTTCCAATAATTGACAAAAATCCTACAACTAACATAATTCCAAGCGTTGCTACAG TAAAACCTAGActaagaagaaaagaaaaagacccCAACAACCAATGGACAACACGCGAACACCATTTAGCAGTAACGCAACCTGATAATCAAGATGTTTTAAGGAAAGTAGCAACAAGTAGAGCTCCACGACCTTCAGAATCTGAAATGTCAAATAATGTCCATTCG GGGTCTTCATCAGATACAAGTCAGGCAGAAAATTCAAATGAGTCCTCCGAAAATTCCAGATCGTCGACATTTGACCCCGGTGAGGAAACTGCATTG aagtaTTTACCACCTGTGGATTCAATTGATTTCTGA